One stretch of Buteo buteo chromosome Z, bButBut1.hap1.1, whole genome shotgun sequence DNA includes these proteins:
- the DEPDC1B gene encoding DEP domain-containing protein 1B isoform X1, which translates to MEPRLVGPGPYRATRLWNEIIELFRAGMPLRKHRCHFKSYERCFKASEAVDCLHELLGSNQNFGPEVTRNQTVKLLKKFLKNHVIEDIKGRWGKEDFQDDGHLYRFPPSSPLKPYPKKPSCGKEVIKFPDWNEPKAGTSQEHIPVKSVTMNSEMWYKRHSIAIGEVPACKLVFRRELTHTNIEEIWKSMTLSQLQKVLGLDSLDEVLDPKLVNSKHIVQNAYNVNKQGIVTLEDKSKELPHWILSAMKCLANWPSYSDLKQPTYSGFERDVFKTIVDYFGQMKEPLLTFHFFDVFVSVLGLLQKHSKAVEALQISCLLLPPENRKRLQLLVRMMVRISFNNDLPPLSESVRTRNLMVQAFSRCILCSKDEMDLDELLAAKLVSFLMDNYQEILSVPSTLKSSIEEHIVHLQRVQIKYAGADTDATFPPPSFCHQISTDEFEYQRATGSQEPLAALLEEIAMNKEISVKDKKKQLKQFQKSYPEVYRVRFPTPETEAVLFPEKNKQKPPILMWALKKPFQPFHRTRSFRM; encoded by the exons ATGGAGCCGAGGCTCGTCGGGCCCGGGCCCTACCGCGCCACCCGGCTG TGGAACGAGATAATAGAACTTTTTCGTGCTGGGATGCCTTTACGGAAGCATCGGTGTCACTTCAAAAGCTACGAGCGTTGCTTCAAAGCCTCGGAGGCAGTGGACTGTTTACACGAACTGCTTGGCTCTAATCAAAACTTTGGCCCAGAAGTGACTCGCAACCAAACAGTTAAGCTGCTtaaaaaattcctgaaaaatcACGTTATTGAAGATATTAAAGGAAGATGGGGCAAAGAGGACTTTCAAGATGATGGCCATTTATATAG atttcctccttcttcaccgCTGAAGCCATATCCAAAGAAACCTTCATGTGGAAAGGAAGTAATTAAATTTCCAGACTGGAATGAACCGAAGGCTGGCACTTCCCAAGAACACATCCCAGTGAAATCAGTCACAATG aaCTCTGAGATGTGGTACAAGCGACACAGTATAGCTATAGGGGAAGTACCAGCATGCAAACTTGTGTTCCGCAGAGAGCTAACGCATACAAATATAGAAGAGATATGGAAATCCATGACTTTGTCACA ATTACAAAAGGTCTTGGGTTTGGATTCTCTGGACGAAGTGTTAGACCCGAAACTTGTGAATTCAAAGCACATAGTCCAAAATGCATACAATGTGAATAAGCAAGGCATTGTTACTTTGGAAGACAAATCAA AGGAACTACCTCACTGGATATTATCAGCAATGAAATGTCTAGCAAATT GGCCCAGCTATTCAGATTTGAAGCAGCCTACATACTCGGGATTTGAAAGAGATGTCTTCAAAACCATAGTGGACTACTTTGGCCAGATGAAAGAACCTCTtctcacatttcatttttttgatgtttttgttAGTGTTTTAG GTCTGCTGCAAAAACACAGCAAGGCTGTAGAAGCTCTTCAGATATCTTGTCTCCTGCTGCCACCAGAAAATCGGAAAAGACTGCAGCTGTTGGTGAGGATGATGGTGAGAATTAGTTTTAACAATGATTTGCCGCCTCTTTCTGAATCAGTGAGGACCAGAAACTTG aTGGTTCAGGCATTTTCCCGTTGTATTCTCTGCTCAAAGGATGAAATGGACTTGGATGAACTGCTTGCTGCTAAACTAGTATCTTTTCTCATGGACAATTATCAAGAGATCTTAAGTGTTCCTTCCACCTTAAAATCTTCTATAGAGGAACACATTGTACATCTCCAGAGAGTCCAA ataaaatatgCTGGAGCTGATACTGATGCAACTTTTCCTCCTCCATCATTTTGTCACCAAATCAGTACAGATGAATTTGAGTACCAAAGGGCAACTGGCTCTCAAGAGCCACTGGCAGCTTTATTGGAAGAAATTGCAATGAATAAAGAAATATCTGTGAAAGATAAGAAGAAGCAGCTCaagcaa TTTCAGAAATCTTACCCTGAAGTGTATAGAGTACGATTTCCTACCCCTGAAACTGAAGCGGTgctatttccagaaaaaaataaacagaaaccaCCAATACTGATGTGGGCcttaaaaaagccttttcaacCATTTCACAGAACCAGAAGCTTTCGGATGTAA
- the ELOVL7 gene encoding very long chain fatty acid elongase 7, with the protein MAFSNLTSKAVLLYDEWIKDADPRLEGWPLMSSPFPTTFIIGTYIYFVTSLGPKLMENKKPFELRQIMVFYNFSVVALSLYMTYEFLMSGWATGYSFRCDIVDYSRSPTALRMVRTCWLYYFSKFIELLDTIFFVLRKKNNQVTFLHVFHHSIMPWTWWFGVKFAAGGLGTFHALLNCIVHVVMYTYYGICSLGPAYHKYLWWKKYMTSIQLVQFIMITAHIGQIYIMDDCPYQYPIFMFIIWLYGSMFLVLFLHFWYHAYTKGQRLPKMARNGISKDQ; encoded by the exons ATCCAAGACTGGAAGGCTGGCCACTCATGTCTTCACCTTTTCCAACAACCTTTATCATCGGAACCTACATTTATTTTGTCACTTCCTTGGGACCCAAActcatggaaaataaaaaaccgTTTGAACTCAGGCAGATAATGGTGTTTTATAATTTTAGTGTGGTAGCCCTTTCTTTATATATGACTTATGAA TTTCTTATGTCGGGTTGGGCCACAGGTTACTCATTCCGGTGCGATATCGTTGACTACTCGAGGTCACCTACAGCTCTAAGA ATGGTACGAACTTGTTGGCTTTACTACTTTTCCAAGTTCATTGAATTATTAGACACT atatttttcGTGCTGCGTAAGAAAAACAACCAAGTTACATTCCTGCATGTCTTTCATCATTCCATCATGCCATGGACCTGGTGGTTTGGAGTCAAATTTGCTGCAG gtGGTTTAGGAACATTTCATGCTTTGCTGAACTGTATTGTCCATGTTGTCATGTACACTTATTATGGAATCTGTTCTTTGGGACCAGCCTATCACAAATATTTGTGGTGGAAAAAATACATGACAAGTATACAACTT GTCCAGTTTATTATGATTACAGCCCATATAGGACAAATCTACATCATGGATGATTGTCCGTACCAGTACCcaattttcatgtttattatTTGGCTGTATGGCTCTATGTTTTTAGTCTTGTTCCTCCACTTCTGGTACCACGCTTACACAAAGGGACAAAGGCTACCAAAGATGGCAAGAAATGGGATTAGCAAAGATCAGTGA
- the DEPDC1B gene encoding DEP domain-containing protein 1B isoform X2, with protein MEPRLVGPGPYRATRLWNEIIELFRAGMPLRKHRCHFKSYERCFKASEAVDCLHELLGSNQNFGPEVTRNQTVKLLKKFLKNHVIEDIKGRWGKEDFQDDGHLYRFPPSSPLKPYPKKPSCGKEVIKFPDWNEPKAGTSQEHIPVKSVTMNSEMWYKRHSIAIGEVPACKLVFRRELTHTNIEEIWKSMTLSQLQKVLGLDSLDEVLDPKLVNSKHIVQNAYNVNKQGIVTLEDKSKELPHWILSAMKCLANWPSYSDLKQPTYSGFERDVFKTIVDYFGQMKEPLLTFHFFDVFVSVLGLLQKHSKAVEALQISCLLLPPENRKRLQLLVRMMMVQAFSRCILCSKDEMDLDELLAAKLVSFLMDNYQEILSVPSTLKSSIEEHIVHLQRVQIKYAGADTDATFPPPSFCHQISTDEFEYQRATGSQEPLAALLEEIAMNKEISVKDKKKQLKQFQKSYPEVYRVRFPTPETEAVLFPEKNKQKPPILMWALKKPFQPFHRTRSFRM; from the exons ATGGAGCCGAGGCTCGTCGGGCCCGGGCCCTACCGCGCCACCCGGCTG TGGAACGAGATAATAGAACTTTTTCGTGCTGGGATGCCTTTACGGAAGCATCGGTGTCACTTCAAAAGCTACGAGCGTTGCTTCAAAGCCTCGGAGGCAGTGGACTGTTTACACGAACTGCTTGGCTCTAATCAAAACTTTGGCCCAGAAGTGACTCGCAACCAAACAGTTAAGCTGCTtaaaaaattcctgaaaaatcACGTTATTGAAGATATTAAAGGAAGATGGGGCAAAGAGGACTTTCAAGATGATGGCCATTTATATAG atttcctccttcttcaccgCTGAAGCCATATCCAAAGAAACCTTCATGTGGAAAGGAAGTAATTAAATTTCCAGACTGGAATGAACCGAAGGCTGGCACTTCCCAAGAACACATCCCAGTGAAATCAGTCACAATG aaCTCTGAGATGTGGTACAAGCGACACAGTATAGCTATAGGGGAAGTACCAGCATGCAAACTTGTGTTCCGCAGAGAGCTAACGCATACAAATATAGAAGAGATATGGAAATCCATGACTTTGTCACA ATTACAAAAGGTCTTGGGTTTGGATTCTCTGGACGAAGTGTTAGACCCGAAACTTGTGAATTCAAAGCACATAGTCCAAAATGCATACAATGTGAATAAGCAAGGCATTGTTACTTTGGAAGACAAATCAA AGGAACTACCTCACTGGATATTATCAGCAATGAAATGTCTAGCAAATT GGCCCAGCTATTCAGATTTGAAGCAGCCTACATACTCGGGATTTGAAAGAGATGTCTTCAAAACCATAGTGGACTACTTTGGCCAGATGAAAGAACCTCTtctcacatttcatttttttgatgtttttgttAGTGTTTTAG GTCTGCTGCAAAAACACAGCAAGGCTGTAGAAGCTCTTCAGATATCTTGTCTCCTGCTGCCACCAGAAAATCGGAAAAGACTGCAGCTGTTGGTGAGGATGATG aTGGTTCAGGCATTTTCCCGTTGTATTCTCTGCTCAAAGGATGAAATGGACTTGGATGAACTGCTTGCTGCTAAACTAGTATCTTTTCTCATGGACAATTATCAAGAGATCTTAAGTGTTCCTTCCACCTTAAAATCTTCTATAGAGGAACACATTGTACATCTCCAGAGAGTCCAA ataaaatatgCTGGAGCTGATACTGATGCAACTTTTCCTCCTCCATCATTTTGTCACCAAATCAGTACAGATGAATTTGAGTACCAAAGGGCAACTGGCTCTCAAGAGCCACTGGCAGCTTTATTGGAAGAAATTGCAATGAATAAAGAAATATCTGTGAAAGATAAGAAGAAGCAGCTCaagcaa TTTCAGAAATCTTACCCTGAAGTGTATAGAGTACGATTTCCTACCCCTGAAACTGAAGCGGTgctatttccagaaaaaaataaacagaaaccaCCAATACTGATGTGGGCcttaaaaaagccttttcaacCATTTCACAGAACCAGAAGCTTTCGGATGTAA